The DNA segment CCAGTTCCCGACATAGCGCCGGCAACTTGCTACAAGCTTGGTACATCTTTGCCTTGCCGAGATCACTTTTACGGATGCGAAGGTGCTCGTGCCCACCATGCAGCAAACCGGTGAGTTCGTCACGTGACCAACGGTATCCCGGCCCACTGTAAAGCACGCTGTGATCGGCAACCTGAACGAAAAGATCAAAATCCGTGACTGAATTATCGATCAGGCTATCAACTGGATAAAGTTCAAATGACACGCACTTGTCTGAAGAAGCTGGGTGGTTCATGCGATTCCTCCACATTCCCAACCCAGCTTCGGTCGCAAATTAATAAACTTTACAGCTAAGGATCAAAACCCTTTCATATCAGTGACTTACAATGTCACTTTGCCTTCTTCAGGAATCGCTCCGAAACAAACTCACTCTCGGCGATCTTGCACCAACTCTTCTCACAACTAAGCGCCTCGACTTTATCGCCCTGGTTCAATTTGCGGACTACCGGATCGTCAGTGCTCGGACCCTTCCTGACATTTAACTGCTTTGGCTTCACTATGAAGGCAGCTACAGGACTCGGAACGGCATCTTTAGCAACATCAGTCGCAGGTTCGCTCTTCTCCGCACTGGCGGCAACTGCCTCAACAGTACCCACACCTGCTGGCTTTGCAACGCCTTCCCCCGAATCAGCTCCCGGCGCATCGGGGGCTTTGGCCTCAGTGGACACTGGTTCCTTTGCCGCTTGGTCATCATTTGAGCAAGACCAGGGCAGAATCAACGACATTAACAGTCCTAGCTTGATAAACATAGCGCGACTCCTAAATACAGCTGTGGGTTGGATTTTACGTTTCTAATTCACAAGCTTATTGCCACTAGATGCTGCGGTCAACTCACTGCTTGCGACTAATCCAAGCGTCTAGGGCAATGATACTCAGGATCACCAAGTTGGGTGTCCAAGCTGCAATGATTGGGCTCAGCGCACCTTGCAGTCCTAAAGCTCTAGCCGCACTCATCACAAACCAGTAGCTAATACCTACAAAGAACGCCATCAGCACCCCTCTGGCGGTCTCAGTGCTACGCTCGGAGCGATAACCAAACTTAAGTCCGATAAGGCTCACAACAAATGCTGCAAACGGATATGCCACTTTACCCTGTAACTCGACCCGAAAAGGGACTGTATCAACACCGGACTTATCCCCGCGATCCACCAATTCTCGAAGTTCAACAAAACTCATCTCGTTCGGTTTACGTCGATCTTTTTTCAACTTACTGGGATCTATGGGTAGTGCCATCACCGCAGCCCCATCGAAATGTACTCGGTCGACCTCTCCATTGCGACGGAAGTCGATACTTTTGATACCCTCGATAACCCAGGAGTTTGACACCGTTTGATATTCAGCCACGTCAGCGTGAATGGAGCTTTCAGGTCGAAAGTTTTTCTGTAACTGAACCACCTGAATCCGATTTAAGGTCTGCCGAATAGGATCGTATTCCTGAAAATTAAAAAGTCGGTTACCGCTACGCACCCACTTAACTGCCGAGGAGATTTGGTCATCTCTCCGACCTTGGATCTCCACTTCCTGGATATGATGAACCAAACGCGCCAAGCGAGGTGCCCATAACTCGCCAACTAAAATTGATAACAAACTTAGGCCCAACCCACCGAAAACTAGTGGTCTTCCTATCTGCCATGCTCCCATTCCAGCAGCACGCATGGCTGTGACTTCGTTGGTGCGACTCATCAGTATCATCGTGATGACCGACGCCAAAAGTGCGGCGATCGGCAGAGCTTGCACTATCTGTGATGGTATCTGATAAAGATAAAAACGAAAAATCAGTATTGCCGAAGGGTTATATTCAGCGAAATCCTTGGATGACTTATGAATGGCATCGAATAGTACAAACAGAAACACTGTCAGGATGACGGTTCCAATCACGAACTTCAAATAGTCGCGCAATATATAGAAAAATAAAGTCATGCTCGCTGATCTGCTATTTCCTCTATGGAGTCCAAACTCCACATCGCGCGTGCGCGCACAAAGGGTAGGCCTTTTTTCCCGCTCTCGACGGTACCCAGAACCCGCAACATTTTTTTCCTAAGACCAGCCGTACTTTCGTTTTCGAGTGCTAATTGCGATAGCACAACCAAAAGACGCCCAGACTGATCAGAGATCACCACATAGGTACCATTCGGACTCGCCTCTTCCACGAGGCCCTGAATAATGACCGACGAACGACTTAGGTTATCAAGCCCTAAATGCACACCTCTGATCAGCGCCACTTCTTCAGGCCGCTCAAACACCGTGCTTCCATATCTCTCAAAGACCCAGGCGTCCAATTCTTGCCAAATCTTACCACCGCCCGTACATCCCCCCAACAGGCAGGATACGAAAAACAGCATCTGCTGACGCCACATAGCGGGATCCCCATCTGGTAGTTCAAAACTGTAGTTTAACACAGATTAATGCGTAAAAACCAACCGCCGCCAATGGGATGCAAAAAAAGGAGCCCAGGCATCAACCTCAGGCTCCTTCACTTACTCTTTGTCTATGCTAAAACCGCCCGCAATCACTTACCGGGGTTTTTCGACTTAGGCTTAGCCTTCGGCTTCTCAGCAGATTCCGTACCGGCAACCGCGTAATCAACCAACTCAAGAAATGCCATGTCGGCGCCATCGCCAAACCGAAAACCCTTCTTTAGAATCCTAGTGTAACCGCCTGGACGATTCTTGAAACGCTCAGCGAGATCGCCGAACACTTTTGACACTGCATCGTCATTAAACAGGTAACCTGCCGCTTGACGACGTGCGTGGAGATCGCCCCTCTTACCTAGGGTAATCATTCGATCCACGATACCGCGCAGTTCCTTAGCCTTAGGCACCGTAGTCTCAATACGCTCGTGAAGCACTAACGACGTAGCCATGTTTCTCAGCATAGCCCTCCTGTGGGAGGACTCCCGACCTAATTTCCGATATCCGTTCAGGTGACGCATCTATCTTGCCTCTTATTGCTTGGGCTCATCATCTTGTTTACGAAGCGAACTGGGATCGAAGCCCTCGATCTTCATGCCTAGCGACAAGCCCATTTCACTCAAAATATCCTTGATCTCGTTCAGTGACTTCCGACCGAAGTTTTTAGTCTTGAGCATCTCAGACTCAGACTTCGTCACTAATTCACCGATATACTTGATGTTAGCATTCTCGAGGCAGTTTGCAGCCCTAACGCTTAACTCCAAGGAATCCACTGTCTTAAAGAGATTCTCATTCAGTGAAGGTCTCCCA comes from the Deltaproteobacteria bacterium genome and includes:
- a CDS encoding SH3 domain-containing protein translates to MFIKLGLLMSLILPWSCSNDDQAAKEPVSTEAKAPDAPGADSGEGVAKPAGVGTVEAVAASAEKSEPATDVAKDAVPSPVAAFIVKPKQLNVRKGPSTDDPVVRKLNQGDKVEALSCEKSWCKIAESEFVSERFLKKAK
- the lptG gene encoding LPS export ABC transporter permease LptG, producing MTLFFYILRDYLKFVIGTVILTVFLFVLFDAIHKSSKDFAEYNPSAILIFRFYLYQIPSQIVQALPIAALLASVITMILMSRTNEVTAMRAAGMGAWQIGRPLVFGGLGLSLLSILVGELWAPRLARLVHHIQEVEIQGRRDDQISSAVKWVRSGNRLFNFQEYDPIRQTLNRIQVVQLQKNFRPESSIHADVAEYQTVSNSWVIEGIKSIDFRRNGEVDRVHFDGAAVMALPIDPSKLKKDRRKPNEMSFVELRELVDRGDKSGVDTVPFRVELQGKVAYPFAAFVVSLIGLKFGYRSERSTETARGVLMAFFVGISYWFVMSAARALGLQGALSPIIAAWTPNLVILSIIALDAWISRKQ
- a CDS encoding 50S ribosomal protein L17, which produces MRHLNGYRKLGRESSHRRAMLRNMATSLVLHERIETTVPKAKELRGIVDRMITLGKRGDLHARRQAAGYLFNDDAVSKVFGDLAERFKNRPGGYTRILKKGFRFGDGADMAFLELVDYAVAGTESAEKPKAKPKSKNPGK